The genomic interval ATCCACCCCCCACTTCCACCCAGGAACACTCGCCCCCCCGAGTCCATCCACGACACCGTCCAATCATGGTTGCCGCAGTTGCTTGCATGGCGCGGGGGGCTTCCATCAGTCGGGGCTTGGGTCGGATCACCAAAGCTGAAGCTCTCGAACTTCTGCCCCGCTCCCCTCTTCATCGCCAGCTTCCCACCGGTTCCCGCAATCCACACGGGATACCCATTCGCCCCCATCGACACCGTCTTCCAATCCTGGTCCGCTGACGTCAGATGATAGTCCGGCACTTTTTTCAACGTGCCATTGCACGTCAAGCCTTCGTCCGCGCCTCCAACACAGTTGTTGTCGATGGCATCGCACAACTCGGGCGCCCCCGGCTTCGTCGCAGGGTCCGCGTCGTCGCAGTCCGTATGCAGGTTCTCCACATGCCCTTGCGGAATCGTCTGCCCCTCACAAACCTTTGCTGCCGCCGCGCTCGAATTCCCATCCCCGTCCCCATCCGCATCCGGATAGAACAGCTTCGGCGGCTTCGCGCTGCACTCCAACCCATCTCCCGCTGAATTGCAGACCTTGATGCCTGTGCAGGTCTGGTTGGTGCAGGAGTCCCCCTTCCCCGTGAACCCCTCGTCCACACCATTGATGCAGTTGTTGTCTCGGTCGTCGCAGATCTCCTGCTTCCCAGGCGTGTTGAACGGCTGGTCATCACGACAATCGAAGTCCAGATTCGGCGGCCGACGAATGTACCCAGCGGGCTGCTGGCACTGAACCTTGAGGCTGGCCTCACTCACCGCGCCATCGCCGTCCTCATCCAGGTACCAATTCTTGTCGAAGCCCTCGTCCACCCCGCCCACGCAGTTGTTGTCGACCTCGTCGCAGACTTCCTGCGCATGGGGACCAATCTCACGATTGTTGTCGTTGCAGTCCCCGCTCTGCTTCGACCACCCCGTCGCCGGCAGGCAACGCTGGACCGCCTCCGGACCGCCCGTTCCATCTCCATCCGCGTCCCGGTAGAGCGTCTCCTTCGGCAGTCCTTCGTCCACCCCACCCACGCAGTTGTTGTCGATGTCGTCACACACCTCGACATTGCCCGGGTACATCTTGGCCGCGTCCGGACCACTGTCATCACAGTCCGTGCCGCCCTTGTCGCCATTCTTGGCGACATACCCATCCCCGTCCTCGTCCGGCGTGACCAGCGACAGCGTCTCCAGCGCCTTGCGGCCATTGCCCGACAGGTCGACGACCCGCTCCGCCCGGTCCACCTCCTTGCCGCCGCAGTTCTGCTCGTGCGCGGTGATGGTCACCTTCACCCGCGTGCTCCACCCCTCCTTGTAGATGACGCCCAACTTCAGCGGCGGCGTCTTCTTGCGAAGGTCATCGCCCGTGATTCGGATCGGCTCGACGGTGTTCTCCGCGTTGGCTTCATCCTGGGCATTCATCACGATGCAGCCCGTCTTGAAGCTCGGCGTGTACTCAATGTCGATGGGAACGTTCGCCAGCTCCTTCGACTTGGAACAGGCAACGACACACAGGGGGAGCGCTAACAGGAGAATGCGACGCATGGGGCGCACTCTACCCCAGGCCCACCCTGTCGGACCGCCTCTCGCGGCCTCCCGCACTCGCAAACCACCCACCCCGCAAAACTCCCGCGACGCCATCCAGGCATCCAGGCCCTCCTCCCCATCCCACCCTCATTCCAAGATTCCGATCAGCCCCCACCCTCTCACCCCATATCCCCAAGACTCTCGCCCACTTACGCGCGCGGCCCCACCCCTCCTTCCCCCGCCCCAACACCGCGTCACCCCCAAGTGCGAGCCGCTGTCACACATGCAACTCCCAGCCATCCTCAGGGAGCCGCCTGCGCCGTCACTCCACGCTCTGGCGCCGGCATCACCGCCACGGGCACCACCGCCGCCGTCGTCCGCTGCCGCAGCTCCGAGGACGCCACCGCGAACCCCTCCGGCAGCATCCGCAGGATGCGCTCCCGGCGGTGCTGTGAACCCGCCAGCCGCCGCTCCAAGAGCGCCTTCTCCGCCTTCCCCTCCTTGTCCAACGCCCCCTCCCGCGCCGCCAACGCCGCCAGGCGCTCCGTCACCGCCTCCACCTCCCGGTCAATCAACACCGGCTGGATGTTCCGCATCTCCTTCCGCTTCCGCCCCACCGCGTTGTTCTCAATCCACACCGGCAACACCGCCACATCCCCCACCATCACCCGCCCACCCGGCGCGGGACGCAGCAGCGTGACTCGCAACAACATCGAATCCCGC from Myxococcus stipitatus carries:
- a CDS encoding putative metal-binding motif-containing protein — protein: MRRILLLALPLCVVACSKSKELANVPIDIEYTPSFKTGCIVMNAQDEANAENTVEPIRITGDDLRKKTPPLKLGVIYKEGWSTRVKVTITAHEQNCGGKEVDRAERVVDLSGNGRKALETLSLVTPDEDGDGYVAKNGDKGGTDCDDSGPDAAKMYPGNVEVCDDIDNNCVGGVDEGLPKETLYRDADGDGTGGPEAVQRCLPATGWSKQSGDCNDNNREIGPHAQEVCDEVDNNCVGGVDEGFDKNWYLDEDGDGAVSEASLKVQCQQPAGYIRRPPNLDFDCRDDQPFNTPGKQEICDDRDNNCINGVDEGFTGKGDSCTNQTCTGIKVCNSAGDGLECSAKPPKLFYPDADGDGDGNSSAAAAKVCEGQTIPQGHVENLHTDCDDADPATKPGAPELCDAIDNNCVGGADEGLTCNGTLKKVPDYHLTSADQDWKTVSMGANGYPVWIAGTGGKLAMKRGAGQKFESFSFGDPTQAPTDGSPPRHASNCGNHDWTVSWMDSGGRVFLGGSGGWIALHNGDPALTCGPGTTPPRVANTPSLDITGMVGFEVGGATHIYITDVGGRLILWTLGAPEMTVLSDPGAGAVELYGLHGLTENLLLAAGGTVGGTAGRLRAYTGGGTTVVPHTASANASSDFAMAVWMGAEDKACAVGEAGQAWRWGSGTTTWTRGVLPSGSDDFSSVVMRYDRANPSSSVNEQCYMVDTNSSKKLRRWTPFGWAKDVDLPSTANRAMRDLAMNPTGSEFWIVGDDGRVFHYPEP